Proteins from a single region of Gossypium arboreum isolate Shixiya-1 chromosome 1, ASM2569848v2, whole genome shotgun sequence:
- the LOC128280885 gene encoding uncharacterized protein LOC128280885 yields the protein MEIKLASHEHSIGYHCLDDETDDKWCEKCTEKICGAAYACVKCELWLHELCAKAIQYLPREITHPLHSHHHLMLDWSGPAAPFTCDLCLKISSGTNYTCCRCPFELDLVCAFASSDDHVARKKRQRSNSERKQTMQHYCHIHPLVLYEYSNEGEHDYNCRWCNKPLTGIFYGCKSCGFFLHEFCSDKIPKTLNHPFHPSHPLRLDFVDATCNACTQWISMSKDFSTAAYGCQICNFNLDFGCAKLLPTLKHESHNHRLTYVGPTFRDLILKYHFQCSSCRELCLDTFYRCVQCDLNLHLKCVPVPPLAKHRYHRHPLLLNQPIREDEIGEYYCDICEKERDPTHEVYYCQKCTYIAHIECVLNQEETSTKQDSSSSPPISMDAKASELKEMEQTETILVRPVFHKHPLKFCEVTENLGERVCGACRLELSGPGYICQGCLYILHENCAKLPDEIQHPLHPQHHLNLYATSTSPDQNICDKCQDFYFGFFYLCEQCDFKLDLKCATRAPSESGRTTLKESERETELFHFTHKHKLLFCNFTDPLVKRQCNLCRLQIFGPTYHCMSCGWILHESCLRLPQEMQVPFHSQHTLNLSYTRYGGCHACSLKLLPSGYHKSYNYGCKDCVVNYHIACAISLTRPLKLDSHMHHLYYFGTDFDRFFAMYRDFIDIYAGLFCSHCGEICSGQSFYRCLECFINFHLECLSLPQIIKSKCHIHPLTLKDSYIEDDSEEHYCDACEEKRHPNHHVYYCEECPGIFVAHIDCALSKEEEVVSFLVPREMKKRRSWTRGI from the exons ATGGAGATCAAACTTGCCAGTCATGAGCATTCAATAGGCTATCATTGTCTCGATGATGAGACAGATGATAAATGGTGTGAGAAATGCACGGAGAAAATCTGTGGTGCAGCCTACGCATGTGTAAAGTGCGAACTCTGGTTGCATGAATTGTGCGCCAAAGCTATACAATATCTGCCTCGAGAGATTACACATCCGCTCCACTCACACCACCATCTTATGTTAGATTGGTCTGGTCCTGCCGCACCATTTACCTGTGATCTATGTTTGAAGATTTCTTCGGGCACCAATTACACGTGTTGTCGGTGCCCTTTCGAGCTGGATTTAGTTTGCGCTTTTGCAAGCAGTGATGATCATGTAGCTCGGAAGAAGAGGCAGAGATCCAATTCAGAGAGGAAACAGACAATGCAGCATTACTGCCACATCCACCCGCTGGTCCTCTACGAGTATAGCAATGAGGGAGAACATGATTATAATTGCCGTTGGTGTAACAAGCCACTGACGGGCATTTTCTACGGTTGTAAAAGTTGTGGCTTCTTCCTTCATGAATTTTGCAGTGATAAGATACCCAAAACATTGAACCATCCTTTCCATCCATCACACCCTCTTCGCTTGGATTTCGTTGACGCAACTTGCAATGCTTGTACACAATGGATTAGTATGAGTAAAGACTTCTCCACCGCCGCCTATGGTTGCCAAATTTGCAATTTCAACCTTGATTTTGGGTGTGCAAAACTATTACCTACCCTTAAACATGAGAGCCACAACCACCGTCTCACTTATGTTGGTCCCACTTTCAGGGATCTAATTCTCAAATATCATTTCCAATGCAGCTCCTGCCGTGAGCTGTGTTTAGACACCTTTTATCGTTGTGTGCAGTGTGATCTTAATCTCCACCTTAAATGTGTTCCAGTTCCACCTTTAGCTAAACATAGATATCATAGACATCCACTCCTCCTTAATCAACCAATTAGAGAAGATGAAATTGGAGAGTATTACTGTGATATTTGTGAGAAAGAACGAGATCCAACACATGAAGTTTATTATTGCCAAAAATGCACATATATTGCTCATATTGAATGTGTGCTCAATCAG GAGGAAACATCAACAAAACAGGACTCATCATCCTCCCCACCCATATCCATGGATGCTAAAGCTTCGGAGCTGAAGGAAATGGAGCAGACCGAAACGATTCTG GTCCGACCAGTCTTCCATAAACATCCATTGAAATTTTGCGAGGTAACTGAAAACTTGGGAGAAAGGGTTTGCGGAGCTTGTCGTTTAGAACTTAGTGGTCCAGGCTACATCTGTCAAGGATGCCTATATATCCTACATGAAAACTGTGCTAAATTACCCGATGAGATACAACACCCTCTTCATCCTCAACATCATCTCAACCTCTACGCTACATCTACATCACCGGACCAAAATATATGTGATAAGTGTCAAGATTTTTATTTCGGATTCTTTTATCTTTGCGAGCAGTGTGATTTCAAGCTCGATCTGAAATGCGCAACTCGAGCACCCTCTGAAAGTGGGCGCACAACATTGAAAGAGTCGGAGAGGGAAACTGAGCTATTCCATTTCACCCACAAGCACAAGCTACTGTTTTGCAATTTTACTGACCCTCTAGTTAAAAGACAATGCAATCTTTGTCGACTGCAAATCTTTGGTCCAACATACCATTGCATGAGCTGTGGTTGGATTCTTCATGAATCTTGTCTTAGGTTACCACAAGAAATGCAAGTACCTTTTCATTCCCAACACACTTTGAATCTAAGCTACACGAGATATGGAGGTTGCCATGCATGTTCACTAAAGCTGTTACCATCTGGCTATCATAAGAGTTATAACTATGGTTGTAAAGATTGTGTCGTCAACTACCATATTGCATGTGCAATTTCCCTAACACGCCCTCTGAAACTTGACTCTCACATGCACCATCTTTATTATTTTGGGACGGACTTTGATCGATTCTTTGCCATGTACCGTGACTTCATTGATATCTATGCTGGACTATTTTGTAGTCACTGTGGTGAAATTTGCAGTGGGCAATCTTTCTATCGTTGTCTTGAGTGTTTCATCAATTTCCACCTAGAATGTCTATCCTTACCTCAAATTATCAAATCCAAGTGCCACATCCATCCTTTAACTCTTAAAGATTCGTATATCGAAGATGATTCAGAGGAGCATTACTGTGATGCATGTGAAGAAAAAAGACACCCAAACCATCATGTTTACTATTGTGAAGAATGCCCAGGAATATTTGTTGCTCATATAGATTGTGCACTTTCTAAG GAAGAAGAAGTTGTGTCATTTTTGGTTCCTAGGGAGATGAAGAAAAGGAGGAGCTGGACTAGGGGAATTTAA